From the Bacteroidales bacterium genome, the window GGGAATTAACCCGATAAATAATGTGTCAAATCTTGAGTTGCTTTTATTAATTGGCTTTATATTTTTAAATTTGTTTATATTCTGAAAAACTCCCGTTTGTATCGCATTTGGCAATGAAGCATTATTAATGTTTTGAGGAACATTTTTGTTTTCATTTATTTTTTTGTATGCTTCTTTAAAAAAAGCATTCAATTTATTTTGAGGAATTTTTTGTGCGTTTACGCTAATTGCTGTTAATAACAAAACAACTAACAATATTTTTTCTATTCTCATAGATTTTATTTTTATTTATAATGTAATTATACACATAAAAATATTTTCACCCTTAAAAAATATAACAAAGTTTATTTAAAGGCAAAGTTTTAAAAAAGCAATAATTTTTCTTTAACTTTATTCATCAGCCACATTGGCGTGGAAGTAGCACCGCAAATACCAATACTTTCATCGGGTTTAAACCATTGTTTTTTTATTTCTTTATCGGAGCTGACAAAATATGTGTTGGGATTAGCATTTTTGCAAACATCAAACAAAACCCTGCCATTAGAAGAATGTTTGCCGGCAACAAAAATCACAACATTATAATTTTCACAAAACCTTTTCAGTTTCTCTTCCCTGCCAGCCACCTGTCTGCATATAGTATCTTTAACTTTTATTTCTATACCATTTTTTTTAATCTGCTCAACAATTTCGTAAAACTTACTAAGCGACATAGTTGTCTGGCTGTAAAGAGTAATTTTTTCAGGAAGTTCCTTCAGATTCAAATCATTTATTTTTTCAAACACAACGGCATTGTTGTCAATTTGTCCTATTAATCCTGCTATTTCGGGATGATTTTTCTTGCCATAAATATAAATTTGTTCATTGTTTTTATATGAAGCTACAATTTGTTTTTGAATACTTAGTATTATCGGGCATGAAGCATCAATTACTTTAATGTTGTTTTCTTTTGCAATACGATAACTATCGGGTGGTTCACCATGCGCCCTGAATAAAACAATGGAATTTTTAAGGTTTTTTAGTTTTTCTTTGTCAATTGTGATTATTCCCTGATTATTGAGCCGTTTTATTTCTTCTTCATTATGTACAATTTCCCCGAGACAATATAGTTCTTCATTGTCACTTAAAAATGCCTCGGCTTTTTCAATGGCATTAATCACGCCAAAGCAAAAGCCCGAATTATCATCTATTTCAACTTTTAAATTTAATTTGTTTAACATTTATTTTATTTCACGTATATGCTCAAGATTATTAATTATTATTTTTCTTCTTCTCCCCCATTCTTTGATTTATTTCTTTCAGCATTTCTTTTATTTCGGTTGTTTTAAATATTATGTTTTTATTCTCATCAAGCAACTCATAAGTTGGTGTTTTTTTAAGCTTATACAGCGGCGCAATGTCGCTTTCAATGCCTTTTAGGTCGGAAACAAAAATCCAGTTTCTTTTTATCTTGCTCACCGATTTGAGCCATAAATCTTTATCTTTTTCAAATGCAAAAGAAAAT encodes:
- a CDS encoding 4-hydroxy-3-methylbut-2-enyl diphosphate reductase, which codes for MLNKLNLKVEIDDNSGFCFGVINAIEKAEAFLSDNEELYCLGEIVHNEEEIKRLNNQGIITIDKEKLKNLKNSIVLFRAHGEPPDSYRIAKENNIKVIDASCPIILSIQKQIVASYKNNEQIYIYGKKNHPEIAGLIGQIDNNAVVFEKINDLNLKELPEKITLYSQTTMSLSKFYEIVEQIKKNGIEIKVKDTICRQVAGREEKLKRFCENYNVVIFVAGKHSSNGRVLFDVCKNANPNTYFVSSDKEIKKQWFKPDESIGICGATSTPMWLMNKVKEKLLLF